A genomic segment from Antedon mediterranea chromosome 6, ecAntMedi1.1, whole genome shotgun sequence encodes:
- the LOC140051937 gene encoding uncharacterized protein yields MFSIFVVILFYSGGVASQDEEILDGLVASQSTTVDGNVASRAIDGNFDTDLTRGSCSLTEGNSFNWWMVDLGRLYSVTTIRVYNRADGSREQLASAVVNICTGSNNSSCIQCGTPFSLNDDIYANPKIERSCSAVSGRYLRVTNTDSPVQLCEVQVFGSEPDICALGNTCDVTNGVCNNNGTNYYCGCNSGYTLKTDGESCTVDLCFDSALNNCDQQHGYCTPTDTDISYKCGCDTNYILQNDNHTCLINACSNSTLNNCDDTYGQCMSNGGDYTCACLQGYTLDSDGFTCLDFDICANSTLNRCDDERGFCVRNGTGYYCGCNPPLYTIHSDGFRCIPVPQSKTFKLVNGDDACLRGGVKEFRSRSLLYCANACLGIASCTGYHYAGGSCVIMEDSSEVEEYCYKTGKTYIVPPT; encoded by the exons GGACTGGTAGCATCACAGAGCACAACAGTGGACGGTAATGTCGCAAGTCGAGCAATTGACGGTAATTTTGATACCGATTTGACACGCGGTTCATGCTCGTTAACAG AGGGTAACAGTTTTAATTGGTGGATGGTGGATTTGGGGAGATTGTACTCCGTCACAACTATAAGAGTTTACAATAGGGCAG ATGGTTCAAGAGAACAGCTAGCATCAGCCGTCGTAAATATTTGTACTGGTTCAAACAACTCTTCATGCATTCAATGCGGTACACCTTTTAGCTTAAATGATGATATTTACGCAAATCCAAAGATTGAAAGGTCATGCTCGGCAGTCAGTGGCAGGTATTTGAGGGTCACTAATACGGATTCACCTGTCCAGCTATGTGAAGTACAAGTGTTTGGCTCAG aacCTGATATTTGTGCTCTTGGAAATACTTGTGACGTCACAAATGGTGTATGCAACAATAATGGTACTAATTACTACTGCGGGTGTAACTCTGGTTACACTCTTAAAACTGATGGAGAGTCTTGTACAG TTGATCTATGCTTCGATTCGGCTCTGAATAACTGTGATCAGCAACATGGATACTGCACTCCTACAGACACGGACATCAGTTATAAATGCGGATGTGATACCAACTACATTTTGCAAAACGATAACCACACCTGCTTAA tcaATGCTTGTTCAAATTCCACCCTCAATAACTGTGATGACACGTATGGACAATGTATGTCAAATGGTGGTGACTACACGTGCGCATGTTTACAAGGCTATACGCTGGATTCAGATGGTTTCACATGTTTAG ATTTTGACATTTGTGCTAACTCGACATTAAACCGTTGTGATGATGAGCGAGGATTTTGTGTCCGTAACGGTACTGGATACTACTGTGGTTGTAATCCTCCACTGTACACTATTCATTCTGACGGCTTTCGTTGCATTC CCGTTCCTCAATCCAAAACCTTCAAGTTGGTCAATGGTGACGATGCCTGTCTTAGGGGAGGAGTAAAGGAGTTTCGAAGTCGTAGTCTGCTTTACTGTGCAAACGCTTGTCTGGGAATAGCATCCTGTACAGGGTATCATTACGCAGGTGGTTCCTGTGTTATTATGGAAGACAGTTCCGAAGTTGAGGAATATTGCTATAAGACTggtaaaacatatattgttcCGCCAACTTAA